AAAGCGTCCAAGCCAAAGGCTTCCGCTGATCCCGCGAAGCAAAACGTCAGTGGCTCACAGGAGCCTTCCGGCGCCGATCCTGCCATTGGTTCCATTGCGCCGGAATTTTCCTTAAAGAGCGTTCCAGACGGCAAGACCGTAACGCTTTCTTCACTGCGCGGCAAAGCCGTGCTGGTAAATTTCTGGGCCACCTGGTGCGGTCCGTGCAAGTTTGAAATGCCGTGGCTCATTGACCTGCAGAAGAAATATGGCGATCAAGGCCTGCAGATTGTGGGCATCACCAAGGACGATTCCAACGAAGAGACCATCGCCAAGTTTACGAAGAAAATGGGCGTGAACTATACGGTTTTGGTCGGCAACCAGCAGGTCGTGGATCTCTACGGCGGCGTTGGCGGCCTGCCGACATCGTTCTTTGTGAATCGTTCCGGCAAAGTGGTGCATGAGATTATTGGCCTGGATAGCGAATCAAAAATTGAAGACGCTATTAAACAAGCGCTGCTCTAACGGTTGATCTCAGCGCAGCAAAAGCTATTTGAGGATTTTTTGTGGATAGAAGAGTTGTCCTGATTCTTGCTCTGGTTGTCGCGTTCACCGGCGTGGTGATGGTGCTGAAAGGCCACTCGCGCCCGAGTAACGTTGTGGATCTGAGCGCCGCGCAGCCTTCTGGCGTACAGCAAGCCGCGAGCCCGGATGCTCAGGCACCACCGCCCGATTTCCCAGAGCCGCCGAAAGGCTCCACGGCCCCGGATTTCGCGCTGAAGAGCGTGCCTGACGGCAAAGAAGTTCGCCTGTCTTCTCTGCGCGGCAAAGCAGTGCTGGTGAATTTCTGGGCAACATGGTGCGAGCCCTGCAAACTAGAAATGCCGTCATTGGTGGATATGCAAAAGAAATATGGCCCGCAGGGATTGCAGATTGTGGGCGTGGCCATGGACGACGCCGATGACAAAGAGATCAGCACGTTCACGCACAAAATGGGCGTGAACTATATGGTGCTGCGCGGGACAGAAAAAGTTGGCGATCTTTATGGCGGAATCCAACAACTGCCCATGACGTATTATCTTGATCGTTCCGGCAAAGTGGTGGACTCAACCCTGGGCATGGCGGGTGAGGCGACATTTGAAGAAGCTATCAAACGCGCATTGGCGCAGGGCAATTAATACAGGAGCGGAATGAGACTTCATCGACTAATTTTGTTGGTAGTGAGCGCAGGCTTGTTGAGCAGCGCGCTGGTTAGCCTAACGAAAGCGCAGGAGCCAGGCGCTCCCAAGCCGCGCACGTTTGTTGATTTTGTTGCGGCCAACAACATCGTTGTCTCACCCGGACACTCCGCGCCGGTGCAGTTCACTTTTCACGTCCAAGACCCGTATCACATCAATTCCAGCCAGCCGCTTACAGAAGAGTTGATCCCCACGCAGCTGCATTTTTCGCTGCCGCCTGAAGTTGCGTTTGGCAAACTGCAATATCCCGCGGGAAAGCTGATGAGCTTCCCGTTCGATCCCAGCACCAAGCTCAGCGTTTATTCCGGCGACTTTGTGATTAAAGGCATTGTCATGGCGCCCGGACAGGCGTCATCGGGGATTTACACCGTTCACGGCGAGCTGAAATATCAGGCCTGCGATAACAATGCGTGCTACCCGCCAAAGAAGTTGCCGTTTACGTTTAATGTGAAAGTGGGCAGCGGCGGCAAGAGCGTTCCCAAAGCGCGGCCCACGAGGACGAGCCCGCATATTCATAATTAGCAGTTGGCCACTAGTGTCCGGTTAAGGATCCGACGTTTACGTGTAATGTGATCGGCAGCAAGGCAAGGAGCATGTTCCGCCGAGGCTGAGCAAAGTCACGTTCCCTGCGTGATGGTACCCTCTTAAGAGGCTCCTCTATGACAGAAGCGTCGCGCAATGAGGGAAGTATATGGCAAGGACTGTTGCTCTGCTGGGGAATAAACTTTGTGCTGGCCTTCACCGGGTGCTCCGTTGCGATGATCGAAGACGAACGTCCCGGAGGCTCGAATGCACTCGTCCACGCCGCAATCGTGATGACGCTCAGCACCGGCCTGCTTCAACTTCTCTACGTCATTCCTGTCTGCCGGGCTATGAACAAAAACGGGAAAATCCGCACCCTGAAAGGTGTAACAATCGCCGCCTGGACTACGGCCCTCCTGAATGCCGCATGGCTGATGCTCAAAGCCGCGCAAAATAGCTGATAACTACCTTGTCGTAGACCGTGTGGCAGAGCCGCCTTCGGCTGTGGCCAATCTTAGAGCTTTTATGATGCGATCTTGGCAATTTCCTCAATCCTGACTCCCCGGACCTCCTGGAGCTCCGGCAATTGCCGCAGCTCTTCCAGCACGTCTTCGGGAGCAGCAGAATCGACCTCAACCACGGCGATGGCTTCGGCGCCGCGGCGTCCCAGGGCAAAGTTGCCGATGTTCACATTGTGCCGGCCCAGCAATGTTCCGATTTTTCCTACAACGCCCGGCACATCCAGATTGCGAAAGAAAATCAGATTGCCGCCCAGCGGCATTTCAATATCGATTTCATCCACGCCCAGCAGCCGCAAAGAATTTCCGCGCAACACTCCGCCGCGTACCTGCCGTTCGGCCTGCGTGGTTTTGAGCGTCAGGGCAATCACGCCCGTCACGGTGCCGCTGGCGACTTCAGGTTTCTTGCCTTCATGCACCTGTATTCCGCGTTCGTGCGCAATGGCTGCTGCGTTCACCACATTGGCACGTTCTGCCCCGCGGTGGTTTAGCACTCCCTGAATTGCGGCGTTGCGAATCAGCTCCGTGTTCCACTCGGCAATCCGTCCCGTGTAGCGGATAGAGATTTCCTCTATTGATCCAGCCGCCGGAACAATGTTGGCCA
The genomic region above belongs to Terriglobia bacterium and contains:
- a CDS encoding TlpA family protein disulfide reductase → MNRTVVVVLCVVVAITALLLLGKKASKPKASADPAKQNVSGSQEPSGADPAIGSIAPEFSLKSVPDGKTVTLSSLRGKAVLVNFWATWCGPCKFEMPWLIDLQKKYGDQGLQIVGITKDDSNEETIAKFTKKMGVNYTVLVGNQQVVDLYGGVGGLPTSFFVNRSGKVVHEIIGLDSESKIEDAIKQALL
- a CDS encoding TlpA family protein disulfide reductase, producing MDRRVVLILALVVAFTGVVMVLKGHSRPSNVVDLSAAQPSGVQQAASPDAQAPPPDFPEPPKGSTAPDFALKSVPDGKEVRLSSLRGKAVLVNFWATWCEPCKLEMPSLVDMQKKYGPQGLQIVGVAMDDADDKEISTFTHKMGVNYMVLRGTEKVGDLYGGIQQLPMTYYLDRSGKVVDSTLGMAGEATFEEAIKRALAQGN
- a CDS encoding disulfide bond formation protein DsbC; translated protein: MRLHRLILLVVSAGLLSSALVSLTKAQEPGAPKPRTFVDFVAANNIVVSPGHSAPVQFTFHVQDPYHINSSQPLTEELIPTQLHFSLPPEVAFGKLQYPAGKLMSFPFDPSTKLSVYSGDFVIKGIVMAPGQASSGIYTVHGELKYQACDNNACYPPKKLPFTFNVKVGSGGKSVPKARPTRTSPHIHN